One Bacillus sp. FJAT-45350 genomic window carries:
- a CDS encoding uracil-DNA glycosylase, giving the protein MTLLKNDWAIYLQEEFEKEYYQEMQSFLKKEYETKTVYPIKEDLFNAFHYTPYSDVKVVILGQDPYHGPNQAHGLSFSVQPGVRLPPSLQNIFKELHNDIGCTIPNNGFLVPWAKQGVLLLNTVLSVRESEANSHKGIGWECFTDRVIELLNEREKPVIFVLWGRHAQAKEELVTNRIHFIIKSPHPSPFSARRGFFGSRPFSKINTNLMKIGDEPIAWQIPNLNEEE; this is encoded by the coding sequence ATGACGTTGCTAAAAAATGACTGGGCGATTTATTTACAAGAGGAGTTTGAAAAGGAGTATTATCAGGAGATGCAATCGTTTCTGAAAAAGGAATATGAGACGAAGACGGTGTATCCAATTAAAGAAGATCTTTTTAATGCCTTTCATTACACACCGTATTCTGATGTAAAGGTAGTCATTCTTGGTCAAGATCCATATCATGGACCTAATCAAGCTCATGGTTTAAGTTTTTCTGTACAACCAGGGGTGCGTCTTCCTCCGTCGTTACAAAACATTTTCAAAGAGCTACATAATGATATAGGGTGTACAATTCCTAACAATGGATTTCTTGTTCCGTGGGCAAAACAAGGTGTTCTTTTACTTAATACGGTTCTTTCTGTAAGGGAGTCTGAAGCTAACTCTCATAAAGGAATTGGTTGGGAGTGCTTTACTGATCGGGTGATAGAGCTTCTTAATGAGAGGGAAAAGCCGGTGATTTTTGTTTTATGGGGACGACATGCTCAGGCAAAAGAGGAATTAGTTACAAATCGTATACATTTTATTATAAAATCACCACACCCAAGTCCATTTTCAGCTAGAAGAGGATTTTTTGGTAGTCGGCCGTTTTCAAAAATAAATACGAATTTAATGAAAATAGGAGATGAGCCCATTGCCTGGCAAATCCCTAATCTTAATGAGGAGGAATGA
- a CDS encoding TIGR00730 family Rossman fold protein has protein sequence MKAIAVFCGAKDGKKDTYKKGAESLGEALAKNNITLVYGGGSAGLMGAVADACYKAGGTVIGVIPKILVKKEVVHPTLSDIRIVNTMHERKAMMYELSDGFIALPGGIGTIEEFFEVLTWNAIGEHQKPCALLNIDHYYDPFISLFDHMVEEAFLGEEIRDLVLVEEKPDRVIELFKNQNE, from the coding sequence TTGAAAGCTATTGCTGTTTTTTGTGGTGCTAAGGATGGAAAGAAGGATACGTATAAAAAAGGGGCTGAATCACTAGGGGAGGCTCTTGCGAAAAACAATATTACCCTTGTTTATGGTGGCGGTAGTGCTGGTCTTATGGGTGCTGTTGCGGATGCGTGTTATAAAGCAGGAGGAACTGTCATTGGAGTCATACCGAAAATTTTAGTGAAAAAAGAAGTAGTTCACCCAACATTATCAGATATTCGAATAGTTAACACGATGCATGAACGTAAAGCAATGATGTATGAATTGTCAGATGGGTTTATTGCTTTACCTGGTGGAATTGGGACGATTGAGGAATTCTTTGAAGTATTGACATGGAATGCAATAGGAGAACATCAAAAGCCATGCGCCTTATTAAATATTGACCACTACTATGACCCGTTTATTTCATTATTTGATCACATGGTGGAAGAAGCATTTCTTGGTGAAGAAATACGGGATCTAGTTTTAGTGGAAGAAAAGCCGGATAGAGTGATTGAATTATTTAAAAATCAAAATGAATAA
- a CDS encoding MerR family transcriptional regulator: MYKDIPRNIALFPISVVEEMTGLTARQIRYYEDQGLITPARNDGNQRIFSLQDIDCFAEIKSLIDQGVNIAGIKAVFESKEQKANIIPHVSEEEWKEMLKWIRSKLY, encoded by the coding sequence GTGTATAAAGACATCCCTAGGAATATTGCCCTGTTCCCGATTAGTGTCGTTGAAGAAATGACAGGACTAACAGCAAGACAAATTCGCTATTATGAAGATCAGGGCTTGATTACTCCTGCTAGAAATGATGGAAACCAAAGAATATTTTCGCTGCAGGATATTGATTGTTTTGCTGAAATCAAATCGTTAATTGACCAAGGTGTGAACATTGCTGGAATTAAAGCTGTTTTTGAATCGAAGGAGCAAAAAGCCAATATTATTCCTCATGTATCAGAAGAAGAGTGGAAAGAAATGTTGAAGTGGATTCGTTCAAAGTTGTATTAG
- a CDS encoding IS1182 family transposase translates to MIQHQQVNLSPYMAIYDIVVPKDNVLRKINDLVDFSFVYEELVDKYCLDNGRNAIHPIRMFKYLLLKCIHNVSDVDIVERSKYDMSFKYFLDMAPEDPVIEPSSLTKFRKLRLKDVNLLDMLINKTVEIAIEKEIIKSKSIIVDATHTQSRYNQKSAKEVLVDRSKNLRKTIYQVDETMKSKFPTKTTSDVLEDQIEYCEKLIKVIEKEEVICEFPKVKEKLNLLKETVADDIEHLQLSKDEDAKTGHKTVDSSFFGYKTHIALSEERIITAAVVTTGEKNDGKQLETLIEKSMEAGMEVDTVIGDAAYSEKGNIEYTKTNEMKLIAKLNPVVTQGNRKKEDEFEFNKDASMYVCKAGHMAIRKARTGKKGVATNQTHTYYFNVEKCKVCPIKEGCYKDGAKSKTYSVSIKSNIHKEQIAFQESDYFKEKSKERYKIEAKNSELKHRHGYDVASSSGLIGMELQGAMSIFTVNLKRILKLIG, encoded by the coding sequence TTGATTCAACATCAACAAGTAAATTTAAGTCCTTATATGGCGATTTATGACATAGTCGTACCGAAAGATAATGTTTTGAGAAAAATAAATGACTTAGTCGATTTTTCTTTTGTATATGAAGAATTAGTAGATAAATATTGCCTTGATAATGGGCGTAATGCGATCCATCCTATTCGCATGTTCAAATACTTATTATTAAAATGTATCCACAACGTATCCGATGTTGATATTGTCGAACGCTCAAAATATGATATGTCATTCAAATATTTTTTAGATATGGCGCCAGAAGATCCAGTTATTGAGCCAAGTTCCTTAACGAAGTTTCGAAAACTGCGATTAAAGGATGTAAATTTATTAGACATGCTAATCAATAAAACGGTTGAGATCGCAATCGAAAAAGAAATTATAAAAAGCAAATCTATTATTGTAGATGCTACCCATACCCAGTCTCGTTACAATCAAAAATCAGCCAAAGAAGTGCTGGTTGATCGGTCTAAAAACCTAAGAAAGACGATTTATCAAGTAGATGAAACAATGAAAAGTAAATTTCCAACCAAGACAACATCAGATGTATTAGAAGATCAAATTGAATACTGTGAAAAGCTGATTAAAGTCATTGAAAAAGAAGAGGTTATTTGTGAATTCCCCAAAGTAAAAGAAAAATTAAACCTGCTTAAAGAAACTGTGGCTGATGATATTGAACATCTACAATTATCCAAAGATGAAGACGCAAAAACAGGACATAAAACAGTGGACTCCTCATTCTTTGGTTACAAAACACACATAGCCTTAAGCGAAGAAAGAATTATTACTGCGGCTGTTGTTACAACTGGAGAAAAGAATGACGGAAAGCAATTAGAAACCTTAATTGAAAAAAGTATGGAAGCTGGTATGGAAGTTGATACTGTGATTGGTGATGCCGCCTATTCAGAAAAAGGGAATATTGAATATACAAAAACAAACGAAATGAAGTTAATAGCTAAACTCAACCCTGTTGTCACACAAGGTAACCGAAAAAAAGAAGACGAATTTGAGTTTAATAAAGATGCTAGTATGTATGTTTGTAAGGCTGGACATATGGCTATTAGGAAAGCACGAACTGGAAAAAAAGGTGTAGCCACAAATCAAACACACACATATTACTTTAATGTAGAAAAATGTAAGGTATGTCCTATAAAAGAAGGATGTTATAAAGATGGAGCTAAAAGTAAGACTTATTCTGTGAGCATTAAATCGAATATACACAAAGAACAAATAGCCTTTCAAGAAAGCGATTATTTTAAAGAAAAATCAAAAGAAAGATATAAAATTGAAGCAAAAAACAGTGAATTAAAACACCGACACGGGTATGATGTAGCATCATCTTCGGGTCTTATTGGCATGGAACTACAAGGAGCTATGTCGATATTTACAGTTAATTTGAAAAGGATTTTGAAGTTAATAGGTTAA
- a CDS encoding aldo/keto reductase — protein sequence MITSIQDCAVLANGVKMPWLGLGVYKAEEGKEVEEAVKIALQAGYRSVDTAMIYQNEEGVGKGIRDSGVNRDEIFVATKVWNTDQGYEETLQAFEESRQKLGLDVIDLYLVHWPVEGKYKETWRALEKLYKDGKVRAIGVSNFQIRHLEDLIKDAEIKPMVNQVEFHPNLTQKELLNFCKKEQIQLEAWRPLTQGKLFTDPVVMALAEKYSKTPAQILLRWNLELEVVTIPKSVNKERITANADIYSFSLETEDIEQLDNLNKNERYGPDPDNFDF from the coding sequence ATGATAACGAGTATTCAAGATTGTGCAGTGTTAGCTAATGGAGTGAAAATGCCTTGGTTAGGCTTAGGTGTATATAAAGCAGAGGAAGGAAAAGAAGTAGAAGAGGCAGTGAAAATCGCATTACAAGCAGGTTATCGAAGTGTTGATACAGCGATGATTTACCAAAATGAAGAAGGCGTTGGAAAAGGGATTCGTGATTCGGGTGTTAATCGTGATGAGATTTTTGTTGCTACAAAGGTATGGAATACAGACCAAGGCTATGAAGAAACATTACAAGCGTTTGAGGAAAGCCGTCAAAAGCTTGGACTTGATGTAATTGATTTATACTTAGTTCATTGGCCGGTAGAAGGGAAGTATAAAGAAACATGGAGAGCGCTTGAAAAGCTCTATAAAGACGGAAAGGTTAGGGCGATAGGCGTTAGTAATTTTCAAATACGACACCTTGAAGATTTAATAAAAGACGCTGAAATTAAACCGATGGTTAATCAGGTAGAATTTCATCCGAATTTAACTCAAAAAGAGTTATTAAACTTCTGTAAAAAAGAGCAAATACAACTTGAAGCATGGCGACCTCTTACCCAAGGGAAACTGTTTACTGACCCTGTTGTAATGGCTCTTGCTGAAAAATACAGTAAGACACCAGCGCAAATTCTATTGCGCTGGAATCTAGAACTTGAGGTAGTGACGATTCCTAAGTCTGTAAATAAGGAGAGAATTACGGCTAATGCTGATATCTATAGTTTTTCATTAGAAACAGAGGATATTGAACAGCTAGATAATCTTAATAAAAATGAACGTTATGGTCCAGATCCAGATAACTTTGATTTTTAA
- a CDS encoding DUF5327 family protein, translated as MNISAKKVVANMEKKLDVLKGLLDDSSYNQEKIKEQAISIKAYCDLLLDEEVSSKAKLERDYQENNISTPAPAPIGTTSVNQGTTSDRIDVKENLLEF; from the coding sequence ATGAATATCTCAGCTAAAAAAGTTGTAGCAAACATGGAAAAAAAGTTAGATGTATTAAAGGGTTTATTGGATGATTCGAGTTACAATCAAGAAAAAATTAAAGAGCAAGCAATTTCTATTAAGGCTTATTGTGATTTACTTTTAGATGAAGAAGTCTCATCAAAAGCTAAGCTAGAGAGAGACTATCAAGAGAACAACATATCTACTCCCGCACCAGCACCTATCGGAACGACAAGTGTGAACCAAGGTACTACATCTGATAGAATAGATGTAAAAGAAAATCTTCTTGAATTTTAA
- a CDS encoding DUF423 domain-containing protein: protein MYKIFLAIGSISAALAVALGAFGAHGLEGKLTERYMEIYQTGVQYHMIHSLGLILVGIISAKILNSKLINVAGWCLFGGIIIFSGSLYILSMTGFTMLGMITPIGGVLFVAGWFLVAIAAMKA, encoded by the coding sequence ATGTATAAAATATTTCTTGCTATTGGAAGCATAAGTGCTGCTTTGGCAGTTGCCTTAGGAGCATTTGGAGCGCACGGTTTAGAAGGAAAATTAACTGAAAGATATATGGAAATCTACCAAACAGGAGTCCAGTATCATATGATTCATTCCTTAGGGTTGATACTAGTAGGTATCATCTCTGCAAAGATACTAAATTCTAAGCTAATTAATGTAGCTGGTTGGTGTCTATTTGGTGGAATTATTATTTTTTCCGGTAGTTTGTATATCTTAAGTATGACAGGCTTTACAATGCTTGGAATGATTACGCCAATTGGTGGCGTATTGTTTGTAGCCGGTTGGTTCCTTGTTGCTATTGCTGCTATGAAAGCATAA
- a CDS encoding ATP-binding protein: MDIISSLFYFSFFRLKKRKFFSGLEYLESLFKQMSDGVAVHDVDGMIYEVNKSFELMFGWTSEELNGKYIPNLTDSQLLLFRHAWNKVENGMQLDEFEIDHLKKDGTPLSVSITISPVQNKSGNVVAMATFFRDISERKRTEELLRQSEKLSVVGQLAAGVAHEIRNPLTIISGYIQLLLKTDKNNERYQIMLSELYRINSIISELLLLAKPQAAKFVEKDVCELVDEVITLLNTTAKMKHIVIKPIYIVQNRRIQCEPNQIKQVLINVIKNAIEATNVEGVINVSIEELNEGISIKVSDKGCGVPENLLDKIGEPFFTTKEKGTGLGLMVSQKIIKNHQGKFLINSKENEGTTVELILPKIVNLNRGV; this comes from the coding sequence ATGGATATAATTTCGTCTCTTTTTTATTTCTCATTCTTTCGTCTCAAAAAACGGAAGTTTTTCAGTGGCCTCGAATATTTAGAGTCTCTTTTTAAACAAATGTCTGATGGTGTAGCTGTTCATGATGTAGACGGGATGATTTATGAAGTAAATAAAAGCTTTGAATTGATGTTTGGGTGGACTAGTGAAGAGCTTAACGGGAAGTATATCCCTAATCTTACTGACTCACAGCTTTTACTATTTAGGCACGCTTGGAATAAAGTTGAAAATGGAATGCAGTTGGACGAGTTTGAAATAGACCATTTGAAAAAGGATGGTACACCTCTATCTGTTTCGATTACTATTTCTCCTGTTCAAAACAAGTCAGGTAATGTGGTGGCAATGGCAACATTTTTCAGAGATATATCAGAACGTAAACGAACAGAAGAGTTATTAAGACAATCTGAGAAGCTTTCAGTAGTTGGACAACTAGCTGCAGGAGTAGCCCATGAAATAAGAAACCCATTAACGATTATTTCGGGATACATCCAGTTGTTATTGAAAACAGATAAAAATAATGAACGCTATCAAATTATGCTCTCAGAACTTTACAGAATTAATTCGATTATTAGTGAGCTCCTATTATTAGCAAAGCCTCAAGCGGCAAAATTTGTAGAAAAAGATGTTTGTGAGCTCGTTGATGAAGTGATTACACTTTTAAATACAACGGCGAAAATGAAGCATATTGTTATAAAGCCAATATATATCGTTCAGAATAGGCGTATTCAGTGTGAACCTAATCAAATAAAGCAAGTATTAATTAACGTTATTAAAAATGCGATAGAAGCAACTAATGTTGAAGGAGTAATCAATGTTTCTATTGAAGAATTAAACGAAGGTATTTCTATTAAAGTGTCTGATAAGGGTTGCGGGGTACCCGAGAATTTATTAGACAAAATTGGTGAACCTTTTTTCACAACCAAGGAAAAGGGAACTGGCTTAGGGTTAATGGTAAGTCAAAAAATTATCAAAAACCATCAAGGTAAGTTTCTAATTAATAGCAAAGAAAATGAAGGAACAACTGTGGAGCTAATTCTTCCAAAAATCGTTAATTTGAATCGAGGTGTCTAA
- a CDS encoding YfhD family protein, whose translation MSRARKQKARDKNKARLPQTPDKDKLTSNDDLELAKEVADEYQYEQKPGFPVTGVDKK comes from the coding sequence TTGAGTAGAGCAAGAAAACAAAAAGCAAGAGACAAAAACAAGGCGAGACTTCCACAAACTCCTGATAAAGACAAGCTTACAAGCAATGACGATCTAGAGTTAGCTAAGGAAGTCGCAGATGAATATCAATATGAACAAAAGCCTGGCTTCCCTGTTACTGGAGTAGATAAAAAATAA
- a CDS encoding ammonium transporter: MDSIFLMNNVWIIICAILVLFMQGGFILLEAGSTRMKNAGHIAGKTIFTVSLASLVFWAVGWGFIYGEGNAFIGLSDFFYGNYSAEGDGLAGSVDFIFQLMFAAIALTIAFGGFAERAKLGAYVVFAILFSAFVYPVVAHWIWGDGWLAGMGKQDFAGSTVVHLTGAMAALAATIILKPRMGKFNKDGSVNDLAGHNQVYTALGVLILWVGWFGFNAGSTLEVNGAFFGYVALNTQLAAAAGAVAAMLIVYLASGKADVPTTLNGALAGLVAITASCAFVAPWAAVVIGTIAGFIVYAAMKMFDRAKIDDPIFALSVHGIAGIWGTLSTGFFATPELAAMNGGLPGLFYGGGLTQLGVQTTGVVASGIYAFLISVILLLGMKAVMGSLRVSEEEEIIGLDMSEHGSYGYPESMSSKEEKGA, encoded by the coding sequence ATGGATTCGATTTTCTTAATGAACAATGTGTGGATCATCATTTGTGCAATTCTAGTTTTATTTATGCAAGGAGGATTTATTCTTTTAGAAGCTGGTTCCACACGAATGAAAAATGCAGGTCACATTGCAGGAAAAACGATTTTTACAGTCAGTCTCGCTTCATTAGTTTTCTGGGCAGTAGGTTGGGGATTCATTTATGGTGAAGGAAATGCATTTATAGGATTATCAGACTTTTTCTATGGTAATTATTCAGCAGAAGGAGACGGCTTAGCCGGTTCAGTTGATTTCATTTTCCAATTAATGTTTGCAGCAATTGCCTTAACAATTGCATTTGGTGGGTTTGCTGAAAGAGCGAAATTAGGCGCTTACGTAGTATTCGCAATTTTATTCTCTGCATTTGTTTATCCGGTTGTTGCTCACTGGATTTGGGGTGACGGTTGGTTAGCTGGTATGGGTAAACAGGACTTTGCTGGTTCAACAGTTGTTCACTTAACAGGTGCGATGGCAGCTCTTGCGGCAACAATTATTTTAAAACCTCGTATGGGTAAATTTAATAAAGACGGTTCTGTGAATGATTTAGCTGGTCATAACCAAGTATATACGGCTTTAGGTGTTTTAATTCTATGGGTAGGTTGGTTTGGTTTTAATGCAGGTAGTACGTTAGAAGTTAATGGTGCATTCTTCGGTTATGTTGCTCTTAATACACAGCTTGCAGCAGCAGCTGGTGCAGTAGCAGCGATGCTTATTGTCTATCTAGCATCAGGTAAAGCAGATGTTCCAACAACATTAAATGGTGCGTTAGCAGGTTTAGTTGCAATTACAGCATCTTGTGCGTTTGTTGCTCCTTGGGCGGCAGTCGTGATTGGAACAATTGCCGGATTTATTGTATATGCAGCAATGAAAATGTTTGATAGAGCAAAAATCGATGACCCAATTTTTGCCCTTTCAGTTCATGGTATTGCAGGGATTTGGGGAACACTTTCAACTGGTTTCTTTGCAACACCAGAGTTAGCAGCAATGAACGGTGGTTTACCTGGATTATTTTATGGTGGTGGATTAACACAGCTTGGTGTTCAAACAACAGGTGTTGTTGCATCTGGTATCTATGCATTCCTTATTTCAGTCATCTTGCTTTTAGGTATGAAAGCAGTTATGGGAAGTCTACGTGTCTCTGAAGAAGAGGAAATTATTGGTCTAGACATGAGTGAGCATGGAAGCTATGGTTACCCGGAAAGTATGTCATCTAAGGAAGAAAAAGGAGCTTAA
- a CDS encoding cell wall hydrolase yields the protein MAVIKANSSDIDILARLMRAEAEGEGELGMLMAGNVMVNRVRSACMDFVDINSIPRMAFQSPGGFEAVQKGYFYQGARERDRRLARKLINGERHHPAEFSLWFFRPEGSCPAQWWGQWNTGRYKLHCFYTPLASDCPQVFSTY from the coding sequence ATGGCAGTCATTAAAGCCAATTCAAGCGATATTGATATATTGGCACGATTAATGAGAGCTGAGGCAGAAGGGGAAGGCGAGTTAGGAATGTTAATGGCTGGAAATGTCATGGTCAATCGTGTTCGTTCTGCTTGTATGGATTTTGTCGATATTAACTCAATACCACGAATGGCCTTTCAATCTCCAGGAGGCTTTGAAGCAGTACAAAAAGGATACTTTTATCAAGGGGCTCGAGAAAGAGATCGTCGATTAGCAAGAAAATTAATTAATGGAGAGCGTCATCATCCTGCGGAATTTTCTTTATGGTTTTTTAGACCAGAGGGGTCATGCCCTGCTCAGTGGTGGGGTCAGTGGAACACAGGTAGGTATAAGTTACATTGTTTTTACACACCTTTAGCTTCTGATTGCCCACAAGTATTTTCAACATATTAA
- a CDS encoding exonuclease domain-containing protein codes for MVMNHMIHMMKQMTSKLSPSVYTSAQQQNSAAQLAHVRQLQKELKRENVLEVPLDDLQFIVFDLETTGFHPNHGDKILSIGAVKMRGDKIIEDDTFYSLVNAEKVIPEHISKLTGITNEQLEDAPPIREVLQDFYKYIQRDTLVAHHSKHEQSFMQHTTWSVLRTNFKHRILDTSFLTKITLPREKLTSLDDFCRHYQLESCGRHHALKDAKLTAEVWGRSVSNMKELGFKNLSEVYVHLAKMK; via the coding sequence ATGGTGATGAATCATATGATTCACATGATGAAGCAAATGACTAGCAAGCTAAGTCCAAGTGTATATACTTCTGCACAACAGCAAAATAGTGCAGCTCAATTAGCGCATGTTAGACAACTTCAAAAGGAGTTAAAGCGTGAAAATGTCCTAGAAGTTCCTCTAGACGATTTGCAGTTCATTGTGTTTGATTTAGAAACTACTGGGTTTCACCCAAATCATGGAGATAAAATATTGTCTATTGGTGCAGTGAAAATGCGTGGAGATAAGATAATCGAAGACGATACGTTTTACTCACTAGTAAATGCTGAAAAAGTGATTCCAGAACACATTAGTAAACTAACGGGTATTACGAACGAACAATTAGAAGATGCACCTCCAATTAGAGAAGTGCTGCAGGATTTTTATAAATATATACAACGAGACACACTTGTAGCGCACCATTCTAAGCATGAGCAAAGTTTTATGCAACATACTACGTGGAGTGTGTTACGAACGAATTTTAAACACCGAATTTTAGATACATCTTTTTTGACGAAAATTACGTTACCAAGGGAAAAGCTCACCAGTCTTGATGATTTTTGTAGGCATTACCAGCTAGAAAGTTGCGGAAGACATCATGCTTTAAAGGATGCAAAGCTGACCGCAGAGGTTTGGGGACGAAGCGTAAGTAATATGAAAGAGCTTGGATTTAAGAATTTAAGTGAAGTTTACGTACATTTAGCAAAAATGAAATAA
- a CDS encoding endonuclease/exonuclease/phosphatase family protein — protein sequence MEGFIIELKVLTFNIRHGRGTDLRLSLERISRVIKRVQPHIVGVNEIDKHFSRRSLYKDQPKELEYLLGMKEFFAPAISIKRKGKLTREYGNAIFTSLPVAYFHSHLIQSDSKYKENRSVVEVGISLGERNISVFTTHFSLSRNMHQKQTEWLVKRMGQLNHPCIIMGDWNCRPSSTRLKPIQSRFQTVFHQTQPTFPSAYPKWQLDYIFFTDHFSVKDAAVLTSERKASDHLPVYGEFLLR from the coding sequence TTGGAGGGATTTATTATTGAATTAAAAGTACTAACATTTAATATTCGCCATGGTCGAGGGACTGATTTACGATTAAGTTTAGAGCGCATTAGTCGTGTTATAAAGAGAGTGCAACCTCATATTGTTGGGGTGAATGAAATTGATAAGCATTTTTCGAGGAGGAGTCTATATAAAGACCAGCCAAAGGAATTAGAGTATTTACTCGGAATGAAAGAGTTTTTCGCGCCAGCTATTTCAATAAAACGAAAGGGTAAATTAACGAGGGAGTATGGTAATGCAATCTTTACAAGCTTACCTGTTGCCTATTTTCATTCACATCTAATTCAGTCTGATTCAAAATACAAAGAAAACCGCTCCGTTGTTGAGGTTGGTATCAGTCTAGGTGAAAGAAATATATCTGTGTTTACGACCCATTTTAGCTTGTCCCGGAACATGCACCAGAAACAAACGGAGTGGTTAGTCAAAAGGATGGGTCAACTCAATCACCCATGTATTATTATGGGGGATTGGAACTGTAGACCGTCATCTACTCGCTTAAAACCAATTCAATCTCGTTTTCAAACGGTATTTCATCAAACTCAACCGACATTTCCTTCGGCGTATCCCAAGTGGCAGCTTGACTATATATTTTTCACAGATCACTTTTCAGTCAAGGACGCGGCGGTTTTGACAAGTGAAAGAAAAGCATCTGACCATTTACCTGTATATGGAGAGTTTCTCCTTCGTTAA
- the gerQ gene encoding spore coat protein GerQ — protein MYQQQWDTQQQWDTQQQMQVPYGPELTQQHQQPMMQQPFMQQPMPMMQQPMMQQPSPFYAPQVPGMTQPMPTEPGMLPLEMSYIENILRLNRGKMATVYLTYENNPEWNAMVLRGIVREAGRDHIIISDPETGRWYLLLMVNLDYVTFDEEIEYDYPFGRPPGMAAYSPR, from the coding sequence ATGTACCAACAACAATGGGATACACAACAACAATGGGATACACAACAACAAATGCAAGTTCCATATGGACCAGAACTAACGCAACAACATCAGCAACCCATGATGCAGCAACCGTTTATGCAACAGCCTATGCCTATGATGCAACAACCAATGATGCAACAACCATCACCATTTTATGCTCCACAAGTACCTGGTATGACGCAACCTATGCCTACTGAACCTGGTATGCTTCCATTAGAAATGTCTTATATCGAAAATATTTTACGTTTAAATAGAGGTAAGATGGCAACTGTTTACCTCACATATGAAAACAACCCTGAATGGAATGCTATGGTTCTTAGAGGAATTGTTCGGGAAGCAGGACGTGATCATATCATTATCAGCGACCCAGAAACAGGAAGGTGGTATTTACTACTGATGGTTAACCTTGATTATGTAACATTCGACGAGGAAATAGAATATGACTATCCATTTGGAAGACCTCCGGGTATGGCAGCATATTCACCACGCTAA
- a CDS encoding DUF294 nucleotidyltransferase-like domain-containing protein, with translation MNQVRPIYSNVTTYKGLREWRDNSLQSFIHNHQKLNKFHDELMYQVAKLAIEKVESEWGPAPTHFAFFVMGSAARYEQSVWSDQDHGIIYEEESEEASTYFLKLGKELTTGLAIAGYEQCDGKVMASNPLWCKSIQEWKKQIMGWIEEEDWESIRYLLTFFDSKVFVGKEANLLELKQIIFNKVDESPYLLKRMFDNVGRIRKVIGLFGQLFVETRGEQTGKIDLKNAAFFPYVNMIRLLAIKEQISQPSTLERLQYLPSQYQKIKSYETDFVKLLAYRLRFQAGKENYEDVHFLDIRQLTKAEKKELKRMVKNGHNIYKDTKRIIEKGCSRW, from the coding sequence ATGAACCAAGTACGCCCAATTTACTCTAATGTAACAACTTATAAAGGGTTAAGAGAGTGGCGTGATAATAGCTTACAATCTTTCATTCATAATCATCAAAAGCTAAACAAGTTTCATGACGAGCTTATGTATCAGGTGGCTAAATTAGCGATTGAAAAGGTAGAGAGTGAGTGGGGCCCAGCTCCTACTCACTTTGCCTTCTTTGTAATGGGAAGCGCAGCAAGGTATGAGCAATCTGTTTGGAGTGATCAAGACCATGGAATTATCTATGAAGAAGAAAGTGAAGAAGCAAGCACTTATTTTTTAAAACTAGGTAAAGAGCTAACAACAGGTCTTGCAATCGCTGGGTATGAACAATGTGACGGGAAAGTAATGGCGTCAAATCCATTATGGTGTAAGTCTATACAAGAGTGGAAGAAACAGATTATGGGGTGGATAGAGGAAGAGGATTGGGAATCAATCCGCTATTTACTTACATTTTTTGATTCAAAAGTGTTTGTTGGTAAAGAAGCAAACTTATTAGAACTAAAGCAAATAATTTTTAACAAAGTAGATGAGTCACCATATCTTCTTAAAAGAATGTTTGATAATGTTGGGCGTATTAGAAAAGTGATTGGTTTATTCGGACAGTTGTTTGTCGAAACAAGGGGAGAGCAGACAGGGAAGATTGATTTAAAGAATGCTGCATTTTTTCCTTATGTCAATATGATTCGTCTTCTTGCTATTAAAGAACAGATTTCACAGCCTTCTACATTAGAGAGACTTCAATACTTACCGTCACAGTATCAAAAGATAAAAAGCTATGAAACAGATTTTGTGAAACTTCTAGCTTACCGTCTTCGTTTTCAAGCTGGTAAAGAAAATTATGAAGATGTTCATTTTTTGGATATTCGTCAATTGACGAAAGCTGAAAAAAAAGAACTAAAGCGCATGGTGAAAAATGGCCATAACATCTATAAGGATACTAAGAGGATTATTGAAAAAGGGTGTTCCAGATGGTGA